A segment of the Entelurus aequoreus isolate RoL-2023_Sb linkage group LG23, RoL_Eaeq_v1.1, whole genome shotgun sequence genome:
gcgggaggcagggtgcaggtaaaaaggtgtctaatgcggaaaccaaaaataaacaaaaggtgagtgcccctaagaaaaggcattgaagcttagggaaggctatgcggaacgagactaaaactgaactggctgcaaagtaaacaaaaacagaatgctggaggacagcaaagacttactgtggagcaaagacggcgtccacaatgtacatccgaacatgacatgacaatcaacaatgtccccacagagaaggataaaaacaactgaaatgttcttgactgctaaaacaaagtagatgcgggaaatatcgctcaaaggaagacatgaaaactgctacaggaaaataccaaaagccATCAAAATAGAAGTAAAACACTAGACACagtaaaacagcaaaaaagtccaaataagtcagggtgtgatgtgacaggtggtgacagtacacctactttgagacaagagctatagtgatgcatgcttggttatgctttatagcaggggtccccaaactttttgactcgggggccgcattgggttaaaaaaatttggccgggggccaggctgtatatatatatgtatatatatactgtgtgtatatatatatatatatatatatatatatatatatatatatatatatatatatgtgtgtgtgtatatatatatatatatatatatatatatatatatatatatatatatatatatatatatatatatatatatatatatatatacactaccgtttgaggtcacattgaaatgtccttatttttgaaggaaaagcactgtacttttcaatgaagataactttaaactagcccTAACTTTAaatatatctacataggtgtatagaggcccatttccagcaactatcactccagtgttctaatggtacaatgtgtttgctcattggctcagaaggctaattgatgattagaaaacccttgtgcaatcatgttcacacatctgaaaacagtttagctcgttacagaagctacaaaactgaccatcctttgagcagattgagtttctggagcatcacatttgtggggtcaattaaacgctcaaaatggccagaaaaagagaactttcatctgaaactcaacagtctattcttgttcttagaaatgaaggctattccactaaattgtttgggtgaccccaaacttttgaacggtagtgtaaatatatatatatatatatatatatatatatatatatatatatatatatatatatatatatatatatatatatatatatatatatatatatatatatatatatatgcatatatacatatatatatgtatatatgcatatatatatgtatatatgcatgtatacatatatatatgtatatataaatatatatacgtatatatatgtatatatgcatatatacattgtctttataatccattttgtcatttaacatcaattaacattgatgttcatcaacatttaacattgtcacgttatcgatgggaaaattcatttttagacaatatgatttgcctgagtggctaggaaacAATGTTAGTAACAAACGGTACAAAATAGAttagaaaaaaaagatttaaaaaaaaacaaactatttttttaaacgtgggacttcccgtgggccggattttggatgctgaggggccgaatccggcccacgggccatagtctggggacccctggtttaaagtcatatccaacaattgtgacaacgactttttactgtcaactgagtttcgttttttaatgatttctgctggtggtgtgcctccgcattttttcaacgcaaaaaatgtgccttggctcaaaaaaggttgaaaaacactgccctagtatCATACAACGCGGCGACTTACACAGGGCTGTCCGGACGCGCCCTTCCCCTCGCGCTCTTACAAAAATATCACAACGTATGAATATGCAATGAGGTGTCTTCTTCCAGGCTTGGAATCTTCCTCTGCCTTCTCCTTCCTGGACTCCGAACCCCAAATCTGGTGTTTGTCCTTCTGACCTCGGCAAAAAAGCCAAGTGACCAGTGAAGATGTGGTAGATAAGAGTGTTTATGGTCGGCCTCAACCTTCACCCAGTTTTAATTGGACTCAAAACGCACAATGAGAGGCACAAGCAAATCTATTTGAAACATTTCCTGATCACTTCATCCGTCATTATCTTAATTATATCCCAATCATAATATATCCCAACATTATCaagctcatcttttttttttctctcttttgacAGCAGCACAAGGACGTGGCGGGGAATTACGACCACATTCCATGTTCATCCCAGGACAGTACTCCACTCTGGGCCGGGTTGGGAGCGTCAACTCAACGCTCCGACGTTCCCAGACCCGAGATTCAGGCTGCCAGACAGAAGTAGCGAAGGTTGTCCCGCCGTCCATGAGGAGAATTCGGGCTCAGAGAGGACAGGGTATCGCTGCCCAGATGGCCGGCATTTCTGCTTCCTCTTCAACAGGAAGTATATCCATCTCCAGCAATGACAGCTCTGGGATCGTGATGCTGCCACATCAGCGTAACGGGGACCCATCCAGATTTCACAGTCTGCCCCGTCAGGGCGCTAGGGTGTCACTCAGCGCTGACCCCATATACAGCAGCACCCCCATCAAGTCTGAAGAACGGAACACGCCCCAGAGGCAGATTGGGAAACTTCAGGTGGACGATACAGTGGTACATATGAGGAATGCCCCCAGGACGGGCACCCTGCCCAGGCCCAAGTCTCAGGAGATGAGGCGGACGCAGTCCAGTGACTGGGCTGGCAGTCTGGCCTGTGCGGTGTCACCGCATGCCGCTTATTCCACCTCATTTATCCCCAACGCCACCCTGCCCAGCTCATCTGAGGTCGTCACTGTCGACACCTCTGGACAGCATTCCCACTCGACATCCTCAGCCTACCAAACAGCTCGGCCGCTCAGTCTGGCCGCTTATGTTGATTCCCTGACCTCCAGTCCCGCCGCTTTCACCCACAGCTCCACCTGTCCTGCCCTTGCCGCTTCCACTCCCGTCCACACGCCACTGGAACGGAGTCGGGTTGCAGCAGCACCCGCCAGCGAGTCAGGACAATCAGACAACAGCCTGCACAGTCACAGCACCCTGGCACCGACGCCGCCCTCATGTCAGCGGACAGATGAGCAGTGGATCTATGACACCCCAGAAAACGTGGTTGTTGCCCACCGCACTTTGACCTCGAGCTCTTCCACGCCCATCAACCAGCTGTACAACAGTCTGGAGGTGTCGTCCAAGACAACTACTGATTCCAGCTCTCTCTATTCCCAGGACAATGACGGATATTACACCTCCATGCACCTGGACTCGGGCCTGCGCTCACGCAGCCATGGCAGTGGACACAGTGCGGGCGCAGGACGAGTCACCCGACACAGCATGTACGAGTGCCGCGAGATGGCCAATCAGGAAGAGTACGGGAGCTTGTACAGCGATCGCTCCCTGTCTCGCAGCATCTCCCTCCGCAAGTCCAAGAAACCCCCGCTGCCCCCGGCTCGCACAGACTCCCTGAAGCGAAAACCTGGACCCAAAAAGCCCCTCGGAAGCGTGAACGCCGTCAGCGGCGAGTCCAACAACGGCATGCTGAGTGAGACTCTAATTGCCACCCTGCAGCAGAGTCTCCAGATGGGGTTGCGATCCGGGACGGGAAAGGGCATCTTCCCATCTTCGCCCTCCCAAAGCCCCTGCAGCGACTACGATGACCCCTGGGTGCTCCGTCCACGGAGTCACAGTACCATTAGCACAGAGAGCTCTGCGACATCACTAGCAACTAGTGCAAACGGCATGGGCGTGTCCAATGTTTACTCGCTATGCCACGTGACTCCCACTCACAGTGACACCAGCAGCTTGCGTTCCGACTATGCTGATTCTTGGGGCTACTACATGGAATATCCTCGTAACCACGGGGACCAGAGTGCACAGACCCCTGCGGCTCATACAGCTAACACTTCAACCGGGCCTCCAGCAGCCAAAGAGCAGAATGGAACTGAGATTCATGGCCCCCGTCAGGAACCAGGAGCTCCGGGCCAGGAAGAAATAGTGGCGGTGAAGCCTAAAACCAGCACATCCTCTCCAGAAAGAGTGCACAGACTCACCTCGCCATCCAGTGGCTACTCAAGCCAGTCCAACACCCCCACAGCTGGAACACCGGTGCCGTCTGGCATTCGGTCCATGTCTCCCTCTGGAAGTCGACCCAAGCCGAAAGTTCCTGAGAGGAAATCTTCTCTCATCTCGTCTTCATCCTCCACCTCCCTTTCCTCTAACACCTCAGACTCTCTCAAGAGCTGCGGGCCTACTGCGCCACCACCTGTGCCTGTGACCTCGTCATCAGCTCCAAACACCCCCCTCAGCCCACCACCGGCATTCCCTCCTTCGAATGTACATTCCCCTGCTGTTCCTCCGCCAGCAGCAACATCGCCTCGCACGCCACAGGCTGAAACGCTGAGCCCCCTCCCGGGTTGGTCTACCACACCAGAATTCCCACCTCCTCCCTCCCCCGAAACCTTAATTCACCCCAGTGTGTCGCTCAATGGGAGCTTTAGTCCTCCGCCCCCGCCTCCTGTGTCCCTCACGGGGCCGCCACCACCTCCTCCACTGCCTGCTGTTGTCTTCTACTCTTCCTCCCCATCCGCTGCCAAGGAAGCGCCTAAAGCTGCCGTTCCAAACAGTCCCACAAAGTCTCCCATGCCGCTCGTTACACCTTTTGCTTTGCAGAGCGTTCAGCTGCGATCAGTCAAGCGGCCGGAGAAGGAGACTGACAGCGACTTGGAGCCGTACAAAGACTTTCTTATGGGCCTGCAGCCCTACAACCTGGACACGTCTCAGCCCCAGGAGCTGATGAACTGCTTCTCAGACCACAAGCAGTCGCCCTCGCCTGTATCAGACCTTATGGAAAGGTTGTCAATAGACTGCAGTAGCTCACGTGACACACCTGATTGTCGTGAACCTGAAGAAAGCTGCTTTCTTCTCAACGGTATAGAAGAAGACGACGGGCAGAAAGTGTTGCAGAGTCCCTTTCCTGTCAAACAGAAGCCTCCCATCATCTCCAAGAAAcccaaattattttttgtccCGCCGCCAAGCCCTCAGCCGGTCCAAGCTGAAGACAAAGAGGAGCAACGGGAGGACGAAGAAAGTCTGAAGAGCGCTGAGCCCCAAGAAGACATCCAGGATGAATCTCATATCTCTACTGGCCAGAACGTCAGCCTGGACCAAGAGTTCCGGCAGAACGGAGAGACCCCTGATGACGACGCGGATGAGACGAGTAGTTCTGCGGGGTCCACCAGCTCCAGTGTTGACGATGCAGGTTTGTCATTGAACGTGATTGCTGTTTATCTAAACGCTGATGCTGCATTAGTTTAAGCCCATTACTATAATCCTGCACGGGCAGCCGTGTGCCAGCTCTGTGTGGGCAGCTGTGAAATTCGTTTGCTGCGCTTTAAGCAAGGGGAGCCAAAGTTAAAGCCACTTTCTTTTTAAGGCGTACAAAACGCAGGAGATGCTGCTTATCAGCAGGAAAGCAGCATCGAACAAACCAACTCCTCCCGTCCATAGTTAGTGTGGTTGTCCACGTAGTCACTGCCTGTGACCGGTAACCAGTCCAGGGTCCTCAGCCTCAACTGGATAAGCAGCAGAGGCAAGTAGATAGATCTCATCCAGCCCTCTTCCTAAATCAATGTTCCATGTCTGCTCTTTAATCCTTTCCCGCtcattcctctctctctctcccctctcTCATTGAGGTAAAGAAACGCGAGGGGGGGGCGGCGGGGGGTTTTGGTGTGCCAGGGGCTTTTCATGGTTGTAGCGATAGGGGGGAGGGGCTCCATCGCATCACATGGAGGCAGGCTGGGATGAAGGGGAGGATGAGAGAGTGTAAAGTGAGACCGCTCGCTGCCGGCGGCTCAGGCGGTTAGGAAAGACGCCagcgaggaagaggaggaggaggagggggataAGAGGCTAAAAACTGGAGAATGTAAGCGGGACAGTCAGTGGCAGGCAGGTGGCGGCGACACACACGCCGAAATGTAACTCGCAGGTGTGTGCCTCGCAGGTGACGTGTTTGACTCCAACACAGCCGAGTCATCTCCCAACGGGACGCCGGCGGAGACCATGGTGACCCCGACTCCCACGCCGACCCGGACCACGGAGGACCTCTTTGCCGTAATCCACAGGTACCGATCGCAAGTGTTGTCTTGTTTTTCTGAGTGTTCGGAACTCCTGTTTTCTACACCCACGGCATCATTATCATGGTATCATTTCACGTAGGTGCCATCAACTGTGGTGCGCTCTCATTTTTGCATGAATCTCGCCAATGTCCGAGGATAAACACTTTGTTTAGTGGGCTCTTTCTTACTGAAGCTCGGCCATCATTCATTCCGCGTcctcccccctcctcctcctccgcctcctcctGGTCATAACTTACACCGACACTGTCACGTGTAGCATCTTGTAGATGGCATCTCTTCACGTAGAAGCGAGCGTTCTGGATCATTCTCAGACGCGCAgtaaccaacaacaacaaaaaaagacttCATTCATTTTTTAAGCAAGTGGACCCCTGTTGGGCCTGATCTGGGTTAGAGGCCACTAGAGAGACAGCAGCTCGGgctcattctctctctctctctcgctctctcgtcATACATTGCTGTTCATAATGTGGGGGGGGGGCACACACATTAATTTCTTATGCTCACGTGCCACCGCCATTTGGACTTCTTTCCACTGAGCGCAGGAAATGAGAGATGTTCTATGTCAGgcagtgttttccacacattcatgtatttgtggcggcccgccacgaaacaattaaggccgccacaaaaaaaatatatatatatatatatatatttttttttaatttcctgtccagcttctcaggcaaatcctatagttgatgtagatgcccatatcggctgttcagatttactttacaaaagagaagtgtaggatcaagatttttggagctctttgttcagtggatcagatgtttgatgaagctttgtgtctatctaccaccactactgttttctgtttatttgttactgactgtggcaggacacctctgcctctgtttcactttatgttgctggtaaataatatggttgtagtagtaggctaaagttaaattatttagtatgcactaattaaaggggcagagctttaagagacattttagcttttatatttttataagatatattttttgtaagaaccacaattaataaatatatttcagtgaataacttattgttcaaatctgtatataaatatgtacataaagtgttgtaattatattgtaaaatggatggatggacgtttaaaacaaaactgttattattaattagtaagtatacattttttgagcctttttagagaaaatcatatcattgtagtaaattatacaaattactcgatgatctcaaggtgaccacgcccatagccacgcccaccgccacaggtatcttggcagtttatgggaaacactgtcaggggtgtccaaactttttccactgagggccgtacacggaaaaatgtaagcatgcgggggccattttgatatttttcattttcaaaccttgacaaagtatatggatttttttatttattttttacctttagggctcccggggactataaagggtctcagtcattaaactgttaaaaataagtcaaattttttattttttattttatttaacgcttacagtaaatctctatatcaacttgaggttgatgtaaagtaaaaaaaaaaaaaaaaggttttctgtcaaagacaactttgttttttatagtaaaactgaaatttaatttaatatttttgagtaatcacagtgaaaagtcaaataaaatcctactaaatatatttgggatccaaaaggtcccccactcataaagtgatacatttttattagttttttttttacttttcacacttaaattacgagatcaacttcagatatatctgtccattttacgtttgaactattattttgtttgttttatgctcttttgtcaaataaaactttgatgtttttatatggcaaccacacaatatatgcaatattttttccacataaaacattttaaagtgatattttttatgtaataattcattataacatagatttttagtgggggttttttttttagcaatggcaaaaaaaatagaaataaacaaagacaaaatttaaaaaaaacagcctgcatggcagcttttgtgtcaacattgcaaatttttcttgttagatttcacctcattccactttttttaaatgtttttttaaatttttgcaatattatcaattttgcattttttgcagaatgtgtgacgggccggtaaacaattagctgcgggccgcaaatggcccccgggccgcactttggacacccctggtctatgttGTCTGACTGGACGGGATGAGTATGAGTAGTTTTCGTTTGGATGTTCGCAAAACATTCAGCAGGAGAGAACCGTCAGAAGAGGCACAGCGGCTCGAAAAAAGAAGGAATTATGTTAAAAGACATGTTAAAAGGTAactaattagggttgtacggtatatcggtattagtatagtaccacggttctaatgaatcatattcggtactacaccgcctctaaaaagtcccCCCGTccctccgtcgtcgtcacgtcgtgtcattgctggttttacgagcagaggagcatgttcggcagcgcacaatcacagagtacttacaagcagacacagtgtgtagacagaaaagggagaacggacgcgttttggcttaaaaactgacgataaaggtgaagttataacaatgaaacaccctcaggaagaggtgctttaaaacatgggctaaagtccatccacagtgttttagctacttctaaatcactaatccgacaaataaagtaagtttcttacatgtttattatcactggaggacgaggaatagctaaacatgcttcactacacaccgtagctcaccggcgtcacaatgtaaacaaacccctttggtggatctacacctaatatccactgtaatgataccaagtacaggagcgtatctagtcgatactactgtgattacattgctattttttggcatcataacatttttttattatgtttataaaatacgtccctggacacatgaggactttgaatatgaccaatgtatgatcttgtaactacttggtatcggatcgatacccaaatgtgtggtatcatccaaaaataatgtaaagtatcaaagaagagaagaataagtgattattacattttaacagaagtgtagatagaacatgttgaaacggaaaataagaagtattaacagtaaatgaacaagtagattaataatccctttttacagtttgtccctcataatgtgtacaaaataataggtgtataaatgacacaatatgttactgcatagactaattaggagtctttgtttgtttacttactactaaaagacaagttgtctagtatgttcactattttatttaaggactaaatgacaataataaacatatgtttcatgtacattaacattttttgttaaaataaagccaataacgccatgttttgtggtcccctttgtttagaaaagtaccgaaaagtatcaaaatacattttggtactgggacAACACAACTAGGGATGTGGCGATATATAAACATGTCATATCATGGTTATTGTTACTAAAATTATCTTTATTATCACAGtgttgttaaatgtgctcaagtaaaaaaataaaaatctaataaataagcgacacacacaatatactttccttGGTAGACTAAGCaatattattctattattatttgAGTTTTTAAGTGTTTATGTTCTGTTTTAGTTTTTGAAGGCCTTAGTGTGTTTAATACTTTAATATAAGTGAGGTGAATAATCACGGTTTTATGATAATCAAAGCATTGCAAGAACATTTGTGTCCTCTTGCCCTGATCCTAATGTTAAGTTGTTGTATGTGCCATGTGATACTGTAGAGGGCatatgtcaaaagatggcgctaactgttttaatgacattcacactttacttcaatcaataacggagcagcatctcctcatccggaaacaacaacaataccggaaatgtgtctcgtgaaaaaccgtccgtctaaagttccttgggtgaataatgtaaactcactacaccggtatgttttagcgctttcatggcgagtttactgacagatataagtaagaactttacactactttatattagaaatggcaacagcggaggatgaatgtcccataacaagaagatagagaaaaataataaGTTTATCGACTAtgacgcacaatttttcaggacttatgcagatcccaaatacagatcagcaggtaccagaaggtgagaaaagttgCTGTTGCAtaatattgggggaaaaaacggcagataatatgtcttaccttgtacacacaccataataatactggtatgttgaagcacagtacaatccaccaagcggtgtggcttcatagcttaccaaagtcctactaaaacattttgacagatttttgagcgccgtgtgtaatgttctatattttcaatggaacatataacatgttggtgttgtttacttgagtcatattgcaatattgcgcagtctacacgtatctctcatgtttgACTGCCTGAGGagcctggtcacacttatcattacaccatgtaccaaatacaattgtttcgaggtcggtaagcaaaaccagaattattccgtacactaggcgcactgtcgagttttgagaataaaaaacactttagtgtggggaacatattcagcattgattagttgcttattaacatgcaaattagtaacatattggctcttaattagtcattattaagtacttataaatgccttattatacaagcagtaagccattaactaagagtcttccctcaataacctcagaattattgcttattagtcaCCCTTAACCCTTATATattaccctagtgtccaaataactctaaattaagtctttgttactttaataagcaactaattaatggtgaatatgttccccatactaaagtggattttaagtgcgccttatagtccggaaaatacggtaatcttcagCTGAGGAGAGGctgtgtcgacaacgctgtagaTCCTTCCTGAATGTTTCTAACCACACATCACTTGTCCGTGGCTTCATTTTGGACTCGTATGCAGCttgcaaaagtaaaaaaaaggacttaaaaaaaaaaaaaaaaagcactgagGAGCCTGCCCACAATTActtgtgctgccgggcacaaaatggctggaTGAAACGGTCGTACACTGAGACGTTTGGTATACCAAAGCATATTTTGTACGGATTGTGGTTTGTAAATGAAGATTCTACTGTATATGAAGTCCGTACATGACAATTATACCATAgaacatgtcaggttcaaacactgatgacatctattaaacaagacaagaagcaaagaatcaaacagagacagaattaaatttggactcaatatattgaggagagtcgcctttacactgtacccttgtacagtatctcagcacgctctgccaaaagattgcatgcctctttcttttattttggaccctccccgaccacatggccaccactgtttccaaaggacaaaggtcgcaaaaacttcacagaaaaggtcgtaaacaattcacagaaaaggtcagttcaaaaagagttcggaaaatagttcaaaaagaggtccataaaatagttcaaaaagagttcgtaaaatacttcaaaaagaggtcgtctggaaattgggcagatcctgtcatctctccgctttgaagtccttgggttaggacaatacactaccatgagcttatgtaacgaaatttcgtacttatttgtactgtaaagttcaaatttgaatgacaataaaaaggaagtctaaatctaatataattctgttgattaccatacatgaaagaacacaagaacaccttcatcttgcttacccccccccccccccccccgagccttactcttggtaggtttcaaagacagcgttttgtctttttgcctggaactcatttcgacacaaagttttttgtgataatttacaaacaattattctaacagcacAGCATTTAATGCCCTCCCAGATTAATAATCAGCATTACTAACGACTCTGCAAGATTCAGGTGCTGGTGTGTGAAGAAGTGCTTACGTAACGAGGACGCCAGTGTAAGGTTGAATGTAGGGCACCAGCACATCTTGTAGTTGTTCCCCCATCCCCCCA
Coding sequences within it:
- the LOC133640923 gene encoding NHS-like protein 1 isoform X6, whose product is MVFIGTSFKSLIKFFKKKAVSNLDEESKWTVHYTAPWHQQENVFLPGSRPSCVEDLHRQAKVNLKSALRECDKLRKDGFRSSQYYSQGPTFSDPLQSSSSLQDDEEEEEDVDKKSIASSADDDQSQLSMRSQTPLTGSEKGDASEADGQGVPSTKAAHLPTPEERMRQTAQSVPTDIIAINVTGAVFDRQASIRRSLVNTDTVSRRPKKVKRRKTISGLPDNFDLELAAQGRGGELRPHSMFIPGQYSTLGRVGSVNSTLRRSQTRDSGCQTEVAKVVPPSMRRIRAQRGQGIAAQMAGISASSSTGSISISSNDSSGIVMLPHQRNGDPSRFHSLPRQGARVSLSADPIYSSTPIKSEERNTPQRQIGKLQVDDTVVHMRNAPRTGTLPRPKSQEMRRTQSSDWAGSLACAVSPHAAYSTSFIPNATLPSSSEVVTVDTSGQHSHSTSSAYQTARPLSLAAYVDSLTSSPAAFTHSSTCPALAASTPVHTPLERSRVAAAPASESGQSDNSLHSHSTLAPTPPSCQRTDEQWIYDTPENVVVAHRTLTSSSSTPINQLYNSLEVSSKTTTDSSSLYSQDNDGYYTSMHLDSGLRSRSHGSGHSAGAGRVTRHSMYECREMANQEEYGSLYSDRSLSRSISLRKSKKPPLPPARTDSLKRKPGPKKPLGSVNAVSGESNNGMLSETLIATLQQSLQMGLRSGTGKGIFPSSPSQSPCSDYDDPWVLRPRSHSTISTESSATSLATSANGMGVSNVYSLCHVTPTHSDTSSLRSDYADSWGYYMEYPRNHGDQSAQTPAAHTANTSTGPPAAKEQNGTEIHGPRQEPGAPGQEEIVAVKPKTSTSSPERVHRLTSPSSGYSSQSNTPTAGTPVPSGIRSMSPSGSRPKPKVPERKSSLISSSSSTSLSSNTSDSLKSCGPTAPPPVPVTSSSAPNTPLSPPPAFPPSNVHSPAVPPPAATSPRTPQAETLSPLPGWSTTPEFPPPPSPETLIHPSVSLNGSFSPPPPPPVSLTGPPPPPPLPAVVFYSSSPSAAKEAPKAAVPNSPTKSPMPLVTPFALQSVQLRSVKRPEKETDSDLEPYKDFLMGLQPYNLDTSQPQELMNCFSDHKQSPSPVSDLMERLSIDCSSSRDTPDCREPEESCFLLNGIEEDDGQKVLQSPFPVKQKPPIISKKPKLFFVPPPSPQPVQAEDKEEQREDEESLKSAEPQEDIQDESHISTGQNVSLDQEFRQNGETPDDDADETSSSAGSTSSSVDDAGDVFDSNTAESSPNGTPAETMVTPTPTPTRTTEDLFAVIHRSKRKVLGRKESEEEKSRSGGQSPSPPMTPTNTTTTTTTNTVVCRQTSSIQRHLRRSTTSSDTFKALLLKKGSRSETSFRMSAAEMLRSTDPRSQRSTDPRSQRSRSESALDSPSSPPTLQSPCASPGRSKRAAEEWQRYEAPALYSPPPSAFPTGGSKYGRSRTPPSAASSKYNARCRILSSPMTVICEREGELAESEYGDAAESLKASNGTLSQQP
- the LOC133640923 gene encoding NHS-like protein 1 isoform X3 codes for the protein MITYVHCLSSRPVVSCWHRACYEDPPPSSFQSPNTMGNSLQSEVCPSVRPPRTEGCLRKRMLSMSKIHQKQDSLWTPKPLHGRLAKSPSRKSQTSQDNKAVSNLDEESKWTVHYTAPWHQQENVFLPGSRPSCVEDLHRQAKVNLKSALRECDKLRKDGFRSSQYYSQGPTFSDPLQSSSSLQDDEEEEEDVDKKSIASSADDDQSQLSMRSQTPLTGSEKGDASEADGQGVPSTKAAHLPTPEERMRQTAQSVPTDIIAINVTGAVFDRQASIRRSLVNTDTVSRRPKKVKRRKTISGLPDNFDLELAAQGRGGELRPHSMFIPGQYSTLGRVGSVNSTLRRSQTRDSGCQTEVAKVVPPSMRRIRAQRGQGIAAQMAGISASSSTGSISISSNDSSGIVMLPHQRNGDPSRFHSLPRQGARVSLSADPIYSSTPIKSEERNTPQRQIGKLQVDDTVVHMRNAPRTGTLPRPKSQEMRRTQSSDWAGSLACAVSPHAAYSTSFIPNATLPSSSEVVTVDTSGQHSHSTSSAYQTARPLSLAAYVDSLTSSPAAFTHSSTCPALAASTPVHTPLERSRVAAAPASESGQSDNSLHSHSTLAPTPPSCQRTDEQWIYDTPENVVVAHRTLTSSSSTPINQLYNSLEVSSKTTTDSSSLYSQDNDGYYTSMHLDSGLRSRSHGSGHSAGAGRVTRHSMYECREMANQEEYGSLYSDRSLSRSISLRKSKKPPLPPARTDSLKRKPGPKKPLGSVNAVSGESNNGMLSETLIATLQQSLQMGLRSGTGKGIFPSSPSQSPCSDYDDPWVLRPRSHSTISTESSATSLATSANGMGVSNVYSLCHVTPTHSDTSSLRSDYADSWGYYMEYPRNHGDQSAQTPAAHTANTSTGPPAAKEQNGTEIHGPRQEPGAPGQEEIVAVKPKTSTSSPERVHRLTSPSSGYSSQSNTPTAGTPVPSGIRSMSPSGSRPKPKVPERKSSLISSSSSTSLSSNTSDSLKSCGPTAPPPVPVTSSSAPNTPLSPPPAFPPSNVHSPAVPPPAATSPRTPQAETLSPLPGWSTTPEFPPPPSPETLIHPSVSLNGSFSPPPPPPVSLTGPPPPPPLPAVVFYSSSPSAAKEAPKAAVPNSPTKSPMPLVTPFALQSVQLRSVKRPEKETDSDLEPYKDFLMGLQPYNLDTSQPQELMNCFSDHKQSPSPVSDLMERLSIDCSSSRDTPDCREPEESCFLLNGIEEDDGQKVLQSPFPVKQKPPIISKKPKLFFVPPPSPQPVQAEDKEEQREDEESLKSAEPQEDIQDESHISTGQNVSLDQEFRQNGETPDDDADETSSSAGSTSSSVDDAGDVFDSNTAESSPNGTPAETMVTPTPTPTRTTEDLFAVIHRSKRKVLGRKESEEEKSRSGGQSPSPPMTPTNTTTTTTTNTVVCRQTSSIQRHLRRSTTSSDTFKALLLKKGSRSETSFRMSAAEMLRSTDPRSQRSTDPRSQRSRSESALDSPSSPPTLQSPCASPGRSKRAAEEWQRYEAPALYSPPPSAFPTGGSKYGRSRTPPSAASSKYNARCRILSSPMTVICEREGELAESEYGDAAESLKASNGTLSQQP